One window of Nicotiana tomentosiformis chromosome 11, ASM39032v3, whole genome shotgun sequence genomic DNA carries:
- the LOC138902101 gene encoding uncharacterized protein yields MSFGALLRLDKFTKLFPVHFSGTPSEDPQEYLECCHEVLRNMDIVETNGVEFAVFLMAGSAIRWWRDYTLTRPVGSPALTWEQFSQLFLEKFLLITLREDYQKQFERLQQGSMTVTQYESHFVDLARHVLLLLDTEEERVRRFIEGLTHPIRLHMAKETGSEISFQEVANVARRIEMVLAKERWQRFDKRTHQFGGFSGASFVVRGTYGRGQVP; encoded by the coding sequence ATGTCTTTTggggccttattgagactggataagtttaccaagctctttccagttcactttagtggtacaccttctgaggacccacaagagtATCTAGaatgctgccatgaggtgctgcggaacatggatatagtggagaccaatggggttgaatTTGCTGTATTTCTAATGGCAGGTTCCGCCATTAGGTGGTGgagggattatacattgactagaccagttggatcgcctgcacttacctgggagcagttctctcagttATTTCTGGAGAAATTCCTTCTTATCACACTGAGGGAGGATTATCaaaagcaatttgagcgtctacagcagggcagtatgactgttactcagtatgagtcccattttgtggatttggcccgtcatgttcTCCTTTTACTAGATACTGAggaagagagagtgaggagatttattgagggactcactcaccctatcaggcttcatatggccaaggagaccggaagtgagatttcatTTCAGGAagttgctaatgtcgcgaggaggatcgagatggttcttgcaaaGGAGAGATGGCAGAGGTTTGATAAGAGGACTcatcagtttggtggtttcagtggtgcctcgtttgTAGTTAGGGGTACTTATGGAAGGGGTCAGGTACcttga
- the LOC104103347 gene encoding nicotine N-demethylase CYP82E4, with protein sequence MLSPIEAIVGLVTFTFLFYFLWTKKSQKPSKPLPPKIPGGWPVIGHLFHFNDDGDDRPLARKLGDLADKYGPVFTFRLGLPLVLVVSSYEAVKDCFSTNDAIFSNRPAFLYGDYLGYNNAMLFLANYGPYWRKNRKLVIQEVLSASRLEKFKHVRFARIQASIKNLYTRIDGNSSTINLTDWLEELNFGLIVKMIAGKNYESGKGDEQVERFKKAFKDFMILSMEFVLWDAFPIPLFKWVDFQGHVKAMKRTFKDIDSVFQNWLEEHINKREKMEVNAEGNEQDFIDVVLSKMSNEYLGEGYSRDTVIKATVFSLVLDAADTVALHINWGMALLINNQKALTKAQEEIDTKVGKDRWVEESDIKDLVYLQAIVKEVLRLYPPGPLLVPHENVEDCVVSGYHIPKGTRLFANVMKLQRDPKLWSDPDTFDPERFIATDIDFRGQYYKYIPFGSGRRSCPGMTYALQVEHLTMAHLIQGFNYRTPNDEPLDMKEGAGITIRKVNPVELIIAPRLAPELY encoded by the exons ATGCTTTCTCCCATAGAAGCCATTGTAGGACTAGTAACCTtcacatttctcttctacttCCTATGGACAAAAAaatctcaaaaaccttcaaaaccCTTACCACCGAAAATCCCCGGAGGATGGCCGGTAATCGGCCATCTTTTCCACTTCAATGACGACGGCGACGACCGTCCATTAGCTCGAAAACTCGGAGACTTAGCTGACAAATACGGCCCCGTTTTCACTTTTCGGCTAGGCCTTCCCCTTGTCTTAGTTGTAAGCAGTTACGAAGCTGTAAAAGACTGTTTCTCTACAAATGATGCCATTTTTTCCAATCGTCCAGCTTTTCTTTACGGCGATTACCTTGGCTACAATAATGCCATGCTATTTTTGGCCAATTACGGACCTTACTGGCGAAAAAATCGAAAATTAGTTATTCAGGAAGTTCTCTCCGCTAGTCGTCTCGAAAAATTCAAACACGTGAGATTTGCAAGAATTCAAGCGAGCATTAAGAATTTATATACTCGAATTGATGGAAATTCGAGTACGATAAATTTAACTGATTGGTTAGAAGAATTGAATTTTGGTCTGATCGTGAAGATGATCGCTGGAAAAAATTATGAATCCGGTAAAGGAGATGAACAAGTGGAGAGATTTAAGAAAGCGTTTAAggattttatgattttatcaatGGAGTTTGTGTTATGGGATGCATTTCCAATTCCATTATTTAAATGGGTGGATTTTCAAGGGCATGTTAAGGCTATGAAAAGGACTTTTAAAGATATAGATTCTGTTTTTCAGAATTGGTTAGAGGAACATATtaataaaagagaaaaaatggAGGTTAATGCAGAAGGGAATGAACAAGATTTCATTGATGTGGTGCTTTCAAAAATGAGTAATGAATATCTTGGTGAAGGTTACTCTCGTGATACTGTCATTAAAGCAACGGTGTTT AGTTTGGTCTTGGATGCAGCAGACACAGTTGCTCTTCACATAAATTGGGGAATGGCATTATTGATAAACAATCAAAAGGCCTTGACGAAAGCACAAGAAGAGATAGACACAAAAGTTGGTAAGGACAGATGGGTAGAAGAGAGTGATATTAAGGATTTGGTATACCTCCAAGCTATTGTTAAAGAAGTGTTACGATTATATCCACCAGGACCTTTGTTAGTACCACACGAAAATGTAGAAGATTGTGTTGTTAGTGGATATCACATTCCTAAAGGGACAAGATTATTCGCAAACGTCATGAAACTGCAACGTGATCCTAAACTCTGGTCTGATCCTGATACTTTCGATCCAGAGAGATTCATTGCTACTGATATTGACTTTCGTGGTCAGTACTATAAGTATATCCCGTTTGGTTCTGGAAGACGATCTTGTCCAGGGATGACTTATGCATTGCAAGTGGAACACTTAACAATGGCACATTTGATCCAAGGTTTCAATTACAGAACTCCAAATGACGAGCCCTTGGATATGAAGGAAGGTGCAGGCATAACTATACGTAAGGTAAATCCTGTGGAACTGATAATAGCGCCTCGCCTGGCACCTGAGCTTTATTAA